From one Sulfurimonas sp. HSL-3221 genomic stretch:
- a CDS encoding MgtC/SapB family protein, whose amino-acid sequence MEEYFDSRLADFALTAMFSFLIGLEIKTYRLRFHPTDQEHTFGSARTYTFLGILGYLCWLLGMAPYLAAMGGVTLLFALFYVQQLNKGRPSILFYLAALLVYTLGPLSERFAIWLPSLVFVLMIFLLNAKPRLQALSKSLNANELETVGKMVLLSAVILPLLPHQRIGTFLPLSPFELWSAVVIVSSISYGGYLAQKYIFRQRGYLIAGLIGGLYSSTATTVVLSRKAAEIGNRRLMTGAIVAASAMMYLRLIVIALIFTPEVARALLLPFMLFALAAFAIAAPYALRQSRETVPVEGSVDRNPLELGTAFLFAALFVVMMAATQLVTAHFGTGGLQLLSFAVGFTDIDPFVLSLLTGHEALKTPVIVSSVMIAAGSNNLLKAIYAVWFGGFAAGRIAALWLLLLGMSTVGVAFII is encoded by the coding sequence ATGGAAGAGTACTTTGACAGCCGGCTGGCGGATTTTGCCCTGACGGCGATGTTCAGTTTCCTGATCGGTCTGGAGATCAAGACCTACCGGCTCCGGTTCCATCCCACCGACCAGGAGCATACGTTCGGCTCGGCACGGACCTATACGTTTCTCGGCATCCTCGGTTATCTTTGCTGGCTGCTCGGTATGGCCCCCTATCTTGCCGCGATGGGAGGGGTGACCCTGCTGTTCGCGCTCTTTTACGTCCAGCAGCTCAACAAAGGTCGCCCGTCGATTCTCTTCTACCTCGCGGCGCTGCTTGTTTATACCCTCGGGCCGCTGTCGGAACGTTTTGCCATCTGGCTCCCTTCACTGGTTTTCGTCCTGATGATCTTTCTGCTCAACGCCAAACCGCGCCTGCAGGCGTTGTCCAAGAGCCTCAATGCCAATGAGCTGGAGACCGTCGGCAAAATGGTACTACTCTCGGCCGTCATTTTGCCACTGCTGCCGCATCAGCGCATCGGGACGTTCCTGCCCTTGTCGCCTTTCGAGCTCTGGAGCGCGGTCGTGATCGTATCATCGATCTCGTATGGCGGCTACCTGGCCCAAAAATACATCTTTCGCCAGCGAGGGTATCTGATCGCCGGGTTGATCGGCGGGCTCTACTCCAGTACGGCGACAACGGTCGTGCTCTCGCGCAAGGCCGCCGAGATCGGGAACCGGCGCCTGATGACGGGGGCCATCGTCGCCGCCTCGGCCATGATGTACCTGCGCCTGATCGTGATCGCCCTGATTTTCACCCCGGAGGTGGCGCGGGCGCTTCTGCTCCCTTTTATGCTCTTCGCCCTGGCGGCCTTTGCGATTGCCGCACCTTATGCCCTGCGGCAAAGCAGGGAGACGGTGCCCGTGGAAGGGAGTGTTGACAGAAACCCGCTGGAGCTGGGGACCGCATTCCTCTTTGCCGCCCTGTTTGTCGTAATGATGGCGGCGACGCAGCTCGTGACGGCCCATTTCGGCACGGGCGGGCTGCAACTGCTCTCCTTTGCTGTCGGCTTTACCGACATCGACCCTTTTGTCCTGTCACTGCTGACAGGCCATGAGGCGCTGAAAACGCCGGTGATCGTCTCATCGGTGATGATCGCCGCAGGCAGCAACAATCTGCTCAAAGCGATCTATGCCGTCTGGTTCGGAGGTTTTGCCGCTGGCCGGATTGCCGCGCTGTGGCTGCTGCTGCTCGGGATGTCGACCGTGGGCGTGGCGTTTATTATCTAG
- a CDS encoding HAD-IC family P-type ATPase has product MDTETPDSLQRGLSSEEAEARLAQFGPNTIEEKQASWAARLFKRFWGPIPWMIETAAVLALSVRRWEEFTIIMVMLIVNAAVDFYQESKALNAIEVLKKKLARKALVLRDAAWKTIDASALVPDDIIKIKIGDIIPADAKLLSGSDYIQVDQSALTGESLPVEKEVGDDLYANAIIRQGELIAHVTGTGSHTYFGKTVGLVAKAEREGRSHFQKMVVRVGNFLILLTLAMIAVIVYHGVQNNEPTVELLIFSLVLTISAIPVAMPAVLTVTMAIGAHVLALKEAIVSRLAAIEELAGMDVLCSDKTGTLTQNRMSLADPYIADGFDEEALYVYAALASKEENGDPIERPIFDMIDTRGLRERLTQWQLKKFLPFDPVHKRTEGIYDGGDCELIVTKGAPQIIIEQSDAHEFDRQKAYEGVQLFAEKGFRTLGVAYRKCEEDVYHFVGLLPFFDPPRSDSKLAVTEAEANGIDVKMVTGDNIAVATYIARLLTIGEQIEDVRALKGESIEEYLYLSKVLTSAITEAVMPHAATAEVDAKVREILQKVQRELYNMPIPKGAVKKHESEIIALIEAAHGFAQVYPEDKYFIVDELQKADHIVGMTGDGVNDAPALKKADCGIAVDGATDAARAAADIVLTAPGLHVIVDAIKEARQIFERMKSYTIFRIAETIRVIIFMTLAIVLYDFYPVTALMIIILALLNDIPIMTIAYDNTKVRQRPVRWDMREVFVLASWLGIAGVLSSFTLFWITMSLMHLPLDFVQSLFFVKLIIAGHGTIFNTRIDEWFFRRPFPSAPLLSASLLSAAAGTVVGVYGFGVMVPIGWGAAAAVGAYAFIWFIFNDVVKMAVLRYYRKRFGIAVI; this is encoded by the coding sequence ATGGATACGGAGACGCCCGACTCACTACAGCGCGGTCTGAGCAGCGAAGAGGCCGAAGCCCGTCTTGCGCAGTTCGGACCCAATACGATCGAGGAGAAGCAGGCCTCCTGGGCGGCCCGTCTTTTCAAACGCTTTTGGGGCCCTATTCCCTGGATGATCGAGACCGCCGCCGTTCTGGCGCTGAGCGTGCGGCGCTGGGAAGAGTTCACCATCATTATGGTCATGCTGATCGTCAATGCGGCGGTCGACTTCTACCAGGAGTCGAAAGCGCTGAACGCGATCGAGGTGCTCAAAAAGAAGCTGGCCCGAAAAGCGCTGGTCCTGCGGGACGCGGCATGGAAAACGATCGATGCCTCAGCGCTCGTCCCCGACGACATCATCAAGATCAAGATCGGCGATATCATCCCCGCCGACGCCAAACTGCTCAGCGGAAGCGACTATATCCAGGTCGACCAGTCCGCATTGACGGGGGAGTCCCTCCCCGTTGAAAAAGAGGTCGGTGACGACCTCTACGCCAACGCGATCATCCGCCAGGGGGAGCTGATCGCCCATGTCACGGGCACCGGATCGCACACCTATTTCGGAAAAACAGTCGGGCTCGTTGCCAAGGCGGAACGCGAAGGGCGGAGCCACTTTCAGAAAATGGTCGTGCGGGTCGGGAACTTCCTCATTCTACTGACACTGGCGATGATTGCCGTCATCGTCTACCACGGGGTGCAGAACAACGAACCGACGGTCGAGCTGCTGATCTTTTCACTGGTGCTGACGATATCGGCCATCCCCGTGGCCATGCCCGCGGTCCTCACCGTGACGATGGCTATCGGGGCACATGTCCTGGCGTTGAAGGAGGCCATCGTCAGCAGGCTTGCGGCGATCGAGGAGCTGGCCGGCATGGATGTGCTCTGCTCGGACAAGACGGGGACGCTGACGCAGAACCGCATGAGCCTGGCCGATCCCTACATTGCCGACGGTTTCGACGAAGAAGCGCTGTACGTCTACGCGGCCCTGGCAAGCAAGGAGGAGAACGGCGACCCCATTGAACGTCCTATTTTCGACATGATCGACACCCGGGGGCTGCGGGAGCGGCTGACGCAGTGGCAGCTCAAGAAATTTCTCCCTTTCGATCCCGTTCATAAACGTACGGAGGGGATCTACGACGGCGGAGATTGTGAGCTGATCGTCACCAAGGGGGCGCCGCAGATCATCATCGAACAGAGCGATGCGCATGAGTTTGACCGGCAAAAGGCGTACGAGGGGGTACAGCTGTTCGCGGAGAAGGGATTCCGTACCCTGGGGGTCGCTTACCGCAAATGCGAAGAGGATGTCTATCACTTTGTGGGGCTTCTCCCCTTTTTCGACCCGCCGAGGAGCGATTCCAAACTGGCCGTCACGGAGGCGGAGGCGAACGGGATCGACGTCAAAATGGTGACGGGGGACAATATTGCCGTCGCGACCTATATCGCCCGGCTGCTGACCATCGGGGAGCAGATCGAGGACGTCCGGGCGCTGAAGGGCGAATCGATCGAGGAGTATCTCTACCTCTCGAAGGTATTGACCTCGGCCATCACCGAGGCGGTGATGCCGCATGCCGCTACAGCCGAAGTGGATGCGAAAGTGAGGGAGATCCTGCAGAAGGTACAGCGCGAGCTTTACAACATGCCGATACCGAAGGGGGCGGTGAAGAAGCACGAATCGGAGATCATCGCCCTGATCGAGGCGGCGCACGGGTTTGCCCAGGTCTACCCGGAGGATAAGTATTTCATCGTCGACGAACTGCAGAAGGCAGACCATATCGTGGGCATGACCGGCGACGGGGTCAACGACGCTCCGGCACTGAAAAAGGCGGACTGCGGTATCGCGGTCGACGGGGCGACGGATGCGGCGCGCGCCGCGGCCGATATCGTGCTGACGGCGCCGGGCCTGCACGTGATCGTCGACGCCATCAAAGAGGCGCGGCAGATCTTCGAACGGATGAAGAGCTATACGATCTTCCGCATCGCCGAGACAATCCGCGTCATCATCTTCATGACGCTGGCCATCGTACTCTACGACTTCTACCCCGTGACGGCGCTGATGATCATCATCCTGGCGCTGCTCAACGACATCCCGATCATGACCATCGCCTACGACAATACCAAAGTAAGGCAGAGACCGGTACGGTGGGATATGCGGGAGGTGTTCGTCCTGGCGAGCTGGCTGGGGATCGCCGGGGTGCTCTCCTCGTTCACCCTTTTCTGGATCACGATGTCGCTGATGCATCTGCCGCTCGATTTCGTGCAGTCGCTCTTTTTCGTCAAGCTCATCATCGCCGGGCACGGCACGATTTTCAATACGCGTATCGATGAGTGGTTTTTCCGCCGTCCTTTCCCCTCGGCACCGCTGCTGTCGGCCTCGCTGCTCAGCGCCGCCGCCGGGACCGTCGTCGGCGTTTACGGATTCGGCGTGATGGTACCGATCGGTTGGGGGGCCGCCGCCGCCGTCGGGGCATACGCTTTCATCTGGTTCATCTTCAACGATGTCGTAAAAATGGCGGTTTTGCGCTATTATCGTAAACGGTTCGGCATCGCAGTGATCTGA
- the nuoN gene encoding NADH-quinone oxidoreductase subunit NuoN, with protein sequence MLEAVNVSFGELNLATLAPMLIAITGALSILVVDLAKSGLHKSFYVMVSLLFLLLDFGSLVDFAGIFTENGTMLGFFNVMLMDGISILSQLIIVGASMLFIPLALTSKRFHEYNYPEYFSLFLFMIAGFQFMVATDNLILVFVGLETASLALYTLIALHNRSKSFEAAVKYFTMGALAAGFYAFGAMIFYAISGSVEIHTIAEVMAADSFANIGYALVGTVFMLAALGFKVSLVPFHTWTPDVYEGSSAALAGYMSIVPKIAGFVVVMRLFEFMVHSEVVWLQVILYGGVVVTMTAANIWALVQTDVKRMLAYSSISHAGFVLAAILIGTTQANTALFLYWVLFSFTNLGAFTMLWVNRQKHLLPGQSSDHPYEKFAGMVKIMPFAAVLMGLFMLSLAGIPPFGLFWGKLYMISSAVTGGYTVLALIMALNSAIAGYYYLKLIIYMFMKEPVIHGVHEYYMMNASLSLKTIIGVAAFVTIFAVIAVNPLIEFIATLVYNSGY encoded by the coding sequence ATGTTGGAAGCTGTCAATGTATCTTTCGGTGAGCTGAACCTCGCCACCCTCGCCCCGATGCTCATCGCGATCACGGGCGCGCTCTCTATTCTGGTTGTCGACCTGGCAAAGAGCGGGCTGCACAAGTCCTTCTACGTTATGGTCTCCTTGCTGTTCCTGCTGCTCGACTTCGGCTCCCTCGTCGATTTCGCCGGTATCTTCACGGAAAACGGGACGATGCTCGGTTTCTTCAACGTGATGCTGATGGACGGGATCTCCATCCTGTCGCAGCTCATCATCGTCGGTGCGTCGATGCTCTTTATTCCGCTGGCCCTGACGTCGAAGCGTTTCCACGAGTACAACTACCCGGAGTACTTCTCGCTGTTCCTGTTCATGATCGCGGGCTTCCAGTTCATGGTCGCGACGGACAACCTGATCCTCGTCTTCGTCGGCCTCGAGACGGCGTCGCTGGCGCTCTATACGCTGATCGCCCTGCATAACCGTTCCAAGTCCTTTGAAGCGGCGGTCAAGTACTTTACAATGGGTGCGCTCGCCGCCGGCTTCTACGCCTTCGGTGCGATGATCTTCTACGCGATCAGCGGCTCGGTCGAGATCCATACGATCGCCGAAGTGATGGCGGCGGACAGCTTCGCCAACATCGGTTACGCCCTTGTCGGTACCGTCTTCATGCTGGCGGCGCTGGGCTTCAAGGTCTCCCTGGTACCGTTCCATACGTGGACACCGGACGTTTATGAGGGTTCCAGCGCGGCACTGGCGGGCTATATGTCCATCGTACCGAAGATCGCGGGCTTCGTTGTCGTCATGCGTCTGTTCGAGTTCATGGTCCACAGCGAAGTCGTCTGGCTTCAGGTGATCCTCTACGGCGGCGTCGTCGTGACGATGACCGCGGCGAACATCTGGGCGCTGGTCCAGACCGACGTCAAACGGATGCTGGCCTACAGCTCCATCTCCCACGCCGGTTTCGTCCTCGCGGCGATCCTGATCGGTACGACACAGGCGAATACGGCGCTCTTCCTCTACTGGGTGCTCTTCAGCTTCACGAACCTCGGTGCCTTTACGATGCTGTGGGTCAACCGCCAGAAGCACCTGCTGCCGGGCCAGAGCTCGGATCATCCGTACGAGAAGTTCGCCGGTATGGTCAAGATTATGCCTTTTGCGGCGGTCCTGATGGGTCTGTTCATGCTCTCGCTGGCGGGGATCCCGCCGTTCGGCCTCTTCTGGGGTAAACTCTACATGATCAGCTCCGCGGTCACTGGCGGCTATACGGTCCTGGCGCTTATCATGGCGCTCAACTCCGCCATTGCCGGGTACTACTACCTTAAACTGATCATCTATATGTTCATGAAAGAGCCGGTCATCCATGGCGTACACGAGTACTACATGATGAACGCCTCGCTCTCGCTCAAGACGATCATTGGGGTGGCAGCCTTCGTGACGATCTTCGCCGTCATCGCGGTCAACCCGCTCATCGAATTTATCGCGACCCTCGTCTACAACTCCGGGTACTGA
- a CDS encoding NADH-quinone oxidoreductase subunit M, whose product MFDHILSILIFFPALAGMLGFIVSKESIRAYGITVSAIEFVLSLVMWYVYDPAVSGMQFMEQFALIPAFGINYLLGVDGISLFIIILAAFFTLIGIASLTETRRVKDMIITLLFLQMTMVGVFAALDAIVFYVFWELSLVPMLYIIGAWGGPLRIYASIKFFLYTFTGSLVMLVGMLFMAYFYFQATGQWSFSILEWYRLVLPENLQLWLFVAFFIGFAIKVPMFPFHTWLPYAHGQAPTIGSVILAAILLKMGTYAFVRFSLPMFPDASVFFMVPVAVIAIIMIIYTAMVAYAQEDIKQVVAYSSISHMGVIILGTFAMNVEGISGSVFLMIGHGVVSGALFLLVGVIYDRRHTKLMSEFGGLAQVMPRYATIFGIMMMASVGLPLTINFVGEFLSLLGFYSQSHMMTLLAGTAIIVGAIYMLSAYKKAFFGDVTKEENKTLKDVNKKELVALIPLAIIAVWLGVYPKPVLTPINNSVESIVQLMHEKAITPEAKAAIPNPAETKIAMASVTEVEVDVEREAE is encoded by the coding sequence ATGTTTGATCATATTCTTTCGATTCTGATTTTCTTCCCGGCACTGGCCGGTATGCTGGGCTTTATCGTGTCCAAAGAGAGCATCCGCGCCTACGGGATCACGGTCAGCGCCATCGAGTTCGTGCTCTCCCTGGTCATGTGGTACGTCTACGACCCCGCTGTCAGCGGCATGCAGTTCATGGAACAGTTCGCCCTCATCCCCGCCTTCGGCATCAACTACCTCCTGGGGGTTGACGGGATTTCACTGTTCATCATCATCCTGGCGGCGTTCTTTACCCTGATCGGTATTGCGTCGCTGACGGAGACCCGCCGCGTCAAGGACATGATCATCACCCTGCTGTTCCTGCAGATGACGATGGTCGGTGTTTTCGCGGCCCTTGATGCGATTGTCTTCTATGTTTTCTGGGAACTCTCTCTGGTCCCGATGCTCTATATCATCGGTGCCTGGGGCGGGCCGCTGCGCATCTACGCGTCGATCAAGTTCTTCCTGTACACCTTTACAGGGTCGCTTGTCATGCTCGTCGGTATGCTTTTCATGGCCTACTTCTACTTCCAGGCGACAGGGCAGTGGAGCTTCTCTATCCTCGAGTGGTACCGCCTGGTCCTGCCGGAAAACCTGCAGCTTTGGCTCTTTGTAGCCTTCTTCATCGGTTTTGCGATCAAAGTCCCGATGTTCCCGTTCCATACATGGCTGCCGTACGCCCACGGGCAGGCGCCGACGATCGGTTCGGTCATCCTGGCGGCGATCCTGCTGAAAATGGGGACCTATGCGTTCGTACGTTTCTCCCTGCCGATGTTCCCGGACGCTTCCGTCTTCTTTATGGTCCCGGTCGCGGTCATCGCGATCATCATGATCATCTACACGGCGATGGTCGCCTATGCGCAAGAGGACATCAAACAGGTCGTTGCATATAGCTCCATCTCCCACATGGGTGTCATCATCCTCGGTACCTTCGCAATGAACGTCGAGGGGATCAGCGGTTCGGTCTTCCTGATGATCGGGCACGGGGTCGTCTCCGGCGCGCTCTTCCTTTTGGTCGGCGTCATCTACGACCGCCGCCATACGAAGCTGATGAGCGAGTTCGGCGGTCTGGCGCAGGTGATGCCGCGCTACGCGACGATCTTCGGGATCATGATGATGGCCTCCGTCGGCCTGCCGCTCACGATTAACTTCGTCGGGGAGTTCCTGAGCCTGCTCGGCTTCTACTCCCAGTCGCATATGATGACGCTGCTCGCCGGTACGGCGATCATCGTCGGCGCGATCTACATGCTTTCCGCCTATAAGAAGGCGTTCTTCGGCGACGTGACCAAAGAGGAGAACAAGACCCTCAAGGACGTCAACAAGAAAGAGCTGGTCGCTCTGATCCCGCTGGCCATTATCGCGGTCTGGCTCGGTGTCTACCCGAAACCGGTCCTGACGCCGATCAATAACTCGGTCGAATCCATCGTTCAGCTGATGCACGAGAAGGCGATCACGCCGGAGGCAAAAGCAGCGATCCCGAACCCGGCCGAAACAAAAATCGCTATGGCTTCCGTCACGGAAGTCGAAGTGGACGTTGAAAGGGAGGCAGAATAA
- the nuoL gene encoding NADH-quinone oxidoreductase subunit L — MEMYLYIALFAPFVGSLFAALFGASPKTLWTGVVTSALLFASFVSSVTLFVYLLQGGEPIHTELMTWMETGSLYIPFGFVVDQVSATMMIVVTTVSTVVHVYAIGYMDHDKAFNRFFAWLSAFVFSMMILVMSDNFAGMFIGWEGVGLCSWALIGFWYHKESATWAANEAFIMNRIADLGMLIGIFLLYWHTGSLQYDAVFAAVPNLDTAVVTMMGIFLFVGAMGKSAQFPLHTWLADAMEGPTPVSALIHAATMVTAGVYLVVRANPLYSLIPDVGYFIAGLGAFVAMFAATMALVNRDIKRIIAYSTLSQLGYMFVAAGLGAYWVALFHLMAHAFFKALLFLGAGNVMHAMSDELDPFKMGGLYKVMKWTAILMILASVALAGIWPLAGFFSKDKILEVAFSSEHYVIWAVLWITAGLTAFYSFRLIMLTFFSGEERYKEHGFHPHEAYKFMLWAMAPLAVLAVIAGWFEHQFVHFVTELLPTFTFHTHHVEMMLIAVTSLMAIGGIVVAILLYRNGLLNPKLQQTAVYKMLFNQYYIPKFYDEFFSKPYAELSKLFWKQIDLKVVDATVDLIATTIYKTGEGTHTMQNGNLSSMLRWMVIGTVGLLAIAVLYIKRYDIFALMQMVFPGLGA, encoded by the coding sequence ATGGAAATGTATCTCTATATTGCACTGTTCGCACCATTTGTCGGCTCGCTCTTCGCGGCGCTGTTCGGTGCGTCACCGAAAACGCTCTGGACGGGGGTCGTCACCTCGGCGCTGCTTTTTGCATCGTTCGTCTCCAGCGTCACACTGTTTGTTTACCTGCTCCAGGGCGGTGAACCGATCCATACGGAACTGATGACCTGGATGGAGACGGGAAGCCTCTACATCCCGTTCGGCTTCGTCGTCGACCAGGTGAGCGCGACGATGATGATCGTCGTTACGACGGTCTCGACGGTCGTTCACGTCTACGCCATCGGCTACATGGACCACGACAAAGCGTTCAACCGCTTCTTCGCATGGCTGTCGGCGTTCGTTTTCTCCATGATGATCCTCGTCATGAGCGACAACTTCGCGGGGATGTTCATCGGCTGGGAAGGCGTCGGTCTCTGTTCCTGGGCCCTGATCGGTTTCTGGTACCACAAAGAGTCCGCCACCTGGGCGGCGAACGAAGCGTTCATCATGAACCGTATCGCCGACCTCGGGATGCTCATCGGTATCTTCCTGCTCTACTGGCACACAGGCAGCCTGCAGTATGACGCCGTCTTTGCCGCGGTGCCGAACCTCGACACCGCCGTCGTCACGATGATGGGGATCTTCCTCTTCGTCGGTGCAATGGGTAAATCGGCGCAGTTCCCGCTGCACACCTGGCTTGCGGACGCGATGGAAGGTCCGACGCCGGTCTCCGCGCTCATTCACGCGGCGACGATGGTTACGGCGGGGGTCTACCTCGTCGTCCGTGCCAATCCGCTCTACAGCCTGATCCCGGACGTCGGCTACTTCATCGCCGGTCTTGGCGCCTTCGTCGCGATGTTCGCGGCAACGATGGCACTGGTCAACCGCGACATCAAGCGCATCATCGCCTATTCAACGCTGTCGCAGCTGGGCTACATGTTCGTCGCGGCGGGCCTGGGTGCCTACTGGGTGGCACTGTTCCACCTGATGGCGCACGCCTTTTTCAAAGCGCTCCTCTTCCTCGGTGCGGGTAACGTCATGCACGCGATGAGCGACGAACTCGACCCGTTCAAGATGGGCGGGCTCTACAAAGTGATGAAGTGGACGGCGATCCTGATGATCCTCGCTTCCGTCGCCCTGGCCGGTATCTGGCCGCTGGCGGGCTTCTTCTCCAAGGACAAGATCCTCGAAGTCGCCTTCAGCAGCGAGCACTATGTCATCTGGGCGGTGCTCTGGATCACGGCGGGTCTGACGGCGTTCTACTCCTTCCGTCTGATCATGCTGACGTTCTTCTCCGGCGAAGAGCGTTACAAAGAGCACGGCTTCCATCCGCATGAAGCGTACAAGTTCATGCTCTGGGCGATGGCGCCGCTGGCGGTCCTGGCCGTCATTGCAGGCTGGTTCGAGCATCAGTTCGTCCACTTTGTGACGGAGCTGCTGCCGACGTTCACGTTCCATACGCACCACGTCGAGATGATGCTGATTGCCGTCACGTCGCTGATGGCCATCGGCGGTATCGTCGTCGCGATCCTGCTCTACCGCAACGGTCTGCTTAACCCGAAACTGCAGCAGACGGCGGTTTACAAGATGCTGTTCAACCAGTACTACATTCCGAAGTTCTACGATGAGTTCTTCTCCAAGCCGTATGCGGAACTCTCCAAGCTCTTCTGGAAACAGATCGATCTCAAAGTCGTCGACGCTACCGTCGACCTGATCGCGACAACGATCTACAAAACAGGTGAGGGGACGCACACGATGCAAAACGGGAACCTCTCATCCATGCTGCGCTGGATGGTCATCGGTACCGTTGGCCTCCTGGCGATTGCAGTCCTCTACATCAAGCGTTATGACATTTTTGCGCTGATGCAGATGGTATTCCCAGGTTTAGGAGCTTAA
- the nuoK gene encoding NADH-quinone oxidoreductase subunit NuoK produces MMEIGLTHYLVLATILFAIGLVGVMRRKNLLMLFMASEILLNAVNVAFAAIGHYYGDLTGQMFAFFVIAIAASEVAVGLGLLIIWYKRTGTIDLDTMTSMRG; encoded by the coding sequence ATGATGGAAATCGGACTGACACATTACCTGGTACTCGCGACGATCCTGTTCGCGATCGGCCTGGTCGGCGTGATGCGCCGCAAGAACCTGCTGATGCTCTTTATGGCGTCGGAGATTCTGCTCAACGCCGTTAACGTCGCTTTTGCCGCCATCGGTCACTACTACGGCGACCTGACGGGGCAGATGTTCGCGTTCTTCGTCATCGCCATCGCGGCGTCCGAAGTCGCGGTCGGCCTCGGCCTGCTGATCATCTGGTACAAGCGTACCGGTACGATCGATCTTGATACTATGACATCGATGCGAGGGTAA
- a CDS encoding NADH-quinone oxidoreductase subunit J: METIAFYLFAVLTIAMFSYTVMSSQALYALSSMAAGMIMISAFFFLLNADFLGVVQIIVYTGAVMALYAFGMMFFDTTRAVKEHNTSKVIVLTLSVLATLLVVAIFAMPIAAENISAAFPVPVGVENPKAVGIVLFTKYLVPFEVAAVMLLVAMIAGIVMAGKKMDRSLTKMKEEEITMIRQEETEQKVTL, encoded by the coding sequence ATGGAAACAATTGCATTTTACCTTTTCGCGGTCCTGACCATCGCGATGTTCTCCTACACCGTTATGAGCAGCCAGGCCCTTTACGCACTGAGCTCCATGGCGGCGGGGATGATCATGATCTCGGCGTTCTTCTTCCTGCTGAACGCGGACTTCCTGGGCGTCGTCCAGATCATCGTCTACACCGGTGCGGTCATGGCCCTGTACGCCTTCGGTATGATGTTCTTCGATACGACGCGCGCGGTCAAAGAGCATAACACCTCCAAAGTGATCGTCCTGACGCTGAGCGTCCTGGCAACCCTGCTGGTCGTCGCGATCTTCGCGATGCCGATCGCGGCGGAGAACATCAGCGCGGCCTTCCCGGTACCGGTGGGTGTCGAGAACCCGAAAGCGGTCGGTATCGTCCTCTTTACCAAGTACCTCGTCCCCTTCGAGGTTGCCGCCGTGATGCTGCTCGTCGCGATGATCGCCGGTATCGTTATGGCCGGCAAAAAGATGGACCGCAGCTTGACGAAGATGAAAGAGGAGGAGATCACGATGATCCGCCAAGAAGAGACAGAGCAGAAGGTGACGTTATGA